Proteins from one Desulfobacterales bacterium genomic window:
- the hisI gene encoding phosphoribosyl-AMP cyclohydrolase, with translation MIELDFKKMDGLIPVIVQEYSSNEILMLAFMNEDAWKASLKTGKATYFSRTRQKLWLKGETSGNVQMIKEIRIDCDDDTVLLKVEQIGGAACHTGYKSCFFKKIENGEIKIIGERIFDPNEVYKK, from the coding sequence ATGATTGAACTTGATTTTAAAAAAATGGATGGTTTAATTCCTGTGATTGTTCAGGAGTATTCAAGTAATGAAATTTTAATGCTTGCATTTATGAACGAAGATGCTTGGAAAGCATCCTTAAAGACAGGCAAAGCTACTTATTTTAGTAGAACAAGACAAAAATTATGGTTAAAAGGAGAGACTTCTGGCAATGTTCAGATGATTAAAGAAATAAGGATTGATTGCGATGATGATACTGTCCTTTTAAAAGTTGAACAAATAGGCGGAGCAGCCTGCCATACTGGCTATAAAAGCTGCTTTTTTAAAAAAATTGAAAATGGTGAAATAAAAATAATTGGAGAAAGAATATTTGATCCGAACGAGGTGTATAAGAAATGA
- a CDS encoding ATP phosphoribosyltransferase — protein MNNKLKLGVPKGSLQDATIALFKKSGWKIDVGNRSYFPEINDDTIECAICRAQEMSRYVENGTLDAGLTGKDWIFENNSNIHVVSDLIYSKVSNRPAKWVLAVAYDSPYKTIEDLRGKKIATELVSFTKRYFSDKNINVDVEFSWGATEAKVVSGLADAIVEVTETGSTIKAHGLRIIDELMQTNTQLISNLDAWKDDFKRKKMEQIALLLKGALVAEKLVGIKMNVPADCVEEVISVLPSLKGPTIAHLYKSDWLSVESVINSDVVRDLIPKLLEKGAQGIIEYPLNKVI, from the coding sequence ATGAATAATAAATTAAAATTGGGCGTTCCTAAAGGAAGCCTTCAAGATGCGACTATTGCTCTATTTAAAAAATCGGGCTGGAAAATAGATGTAGGAAACAGAAGTTATTTTCCTGAAATAAACGACGATACAATCGAATGCGCTATATGCAGAGCCCAAGAAATGTCTCGATATGTTGAGAACGGAACCCTTGATGCAGGGTTGACTGGTAAAGACTGGATATTTGAAAATAATTCCAATATCCATGTTGTTTCGGATCTTATTTATTCAAAGGTCAGCAATAGGCCTGCAAAATGGGTTCTTGCTGTGGCTTATGATTCTCCGTATAAAACCATAGAAGATCTGCGAGGTAAGAAAATAGCAACAGAGCTTGTTTCCTTCACAAAAAGATATTTTTCGGATAAAAATATAAATGTTGATGTTGAATTTTCATGGGGAGCTACTGAAGCTAAGGTTGTTTCAGGTCTTGCTGATGCAATAGTTGAAGTTACCGAAACTGGAAGCACAATTAAAGCTCATGGCCTTAGAATCATCGATGAGCTTATGCAGACGAATACTCAACTTATATCAAATTTAGACGCATGGAAAGATGATTTTAAACGGAAAAAAATGGAACAGATAGCTCTTTTATTAAAAGGAGCCCTTGTTGCTGAAAAACTCGTAGGTATTAAAATGAATGTTCCTGCTGATTGCGTTGAAGAAGTTATATCCGTTCTTCCGAGCTTAAAAGGGCCTACGATAGCTCATTTATATAAATCAGATTGGTTATCAGTAGAGTCAGTAATAAATTCAGATGTTGTAAGGGACTTAATTCCAAAATTGTTAGAAAAAGGTGCTCAGGGTATTATAGAATATCCGTTAAATAAGGTTATTTAA
- a CDS encoding DUF1987 domain-containing protein, with amino-acid sequence MKDLIVKATESTPEVNFSYKQNKLIIKGESYPDNVAKFYTPILSWIRNYLNQVKNEHTSFDIEIIYFNSSTSKVFMDIFDMFNTATNKGKDITVNWIYDEENEGILEYGEEFKDEFESLIFNLKVKK; translated from the coding sequence ATGAAAGATTTGATTGTTAAAGCTACTGAATCAACCCCTGAAGTAAATTTCTCCTATAAACAAAATAAACTAATTATTAAAGGAGAATCCTATCCTGATAATGTAGCAAAGTTCTATACTCCAATTCTATCATGGATCAGAAATTATTTAAATCAAGTTAAAAATGAGCATACCTCCTTTGATATAGAAATCATATACTTTAATAGCAGTACATCAAAAGTTTTTATGGATATTTTTGACATGTTCAATACTGCTACAAATAAAGGAAAAGATATTACTGTAAATTGGATTTACGATGAAGAAAATGAAGGAATTTTAGAGTATGGTGAAGAATTTAAAGATGAGTTTGAATCCTTAATTTTTAATTTAAAGGTAAAAAAATAA
- a CDS encoding SpoIIE family protein phosphatase: protein MNIKRKLDNDEFIQLKKNFIDIVASIKNKIEEKENYIVSIEEKLLKKLIALKEKEIEVDRRTKEIESANKGMMESLQYATMIQKSLLPSLDDVKNFLPDSFFIWMPKEIVGGDIYYADSFEEGFIVVVIDCTGHGIPGALMTMIASSALRRVIKDEKCFNPSEILQRINFIITDTLQQNREYTVVDDGLDAGICFVNPYEKIITFAGAKLSLVYICNGELFVVKGDKKSIGYLNADLEFKFKNTTVDFKKGMSFYLYTDGIVDQTGGIKGFSFGNKRFQKLLCEHYNKPFDKQSAIILKEFKEHVGDNKIKDDITVVGFGYPENSEDYAGFYLSKPEKKYQRK from the coding sequence TTGAATATCAAACGTAAACTTGATAATGATGAATTTATTCAGCTCAAAAAAAATTTTATCGATATAGTCGCATCTATAAAAAACAAGATTGAAGAAAAGGAAAATTATATCGTTAGCATAGAAGAAAAACTTTTAAAAAAACTAATAGCGCTTAAAGAAAAAGAAATTGAAGTTGATAGGAGAACCAAAGAAATTGAAAGTGCAAATAAAGGAATGATGGAGAGTTTGCAATATGCTACAATGATTCAAAAATCTTTGTTACCAAGTCTTGACGATGTCAAAAATTTTTTACCTGACAGTTTTTTTATTTGGATGCCGAAAGAGATTGTTGGTGGCGATATATATTATGCCGATTCCTTTGAAGAAGGATTTATAGTTGTTGTTATTGATTGTACAGGTCACGGTATACCCGGAGCATTGATGACTATGATCGCTTCTTCCGCTCTAAGGCGCGTTATTAAAGATGAAAAATGTTTTAATCCTTCTGAAATTTTACAGCGCATTAATTTTATTATTACAGATACTCTTCAACAAAATAGAGAATATACTGTTGTTGATGATGGACTTGATGCTGGTATTTGCTTTGTTAATCCCTATGAAAAAATTATAACCTTTGCTGGGGCGAAATTATCATTAGTTTACATTTGTAACGGAGAATTATTTGTAGTAAAAGGTGATAAAAAAAGTATTGGTTATTTAAACGCTGATTTAGAATTTAAATTTAAAAATACTACAGTGGATTTTAAAAAAGGAATGTCTTTTTATCTTTATACAGATGGAATTGTCGATCAAACTGGAGGAATTAAAGGTTTTTCATTTGGGAATAAACGATTTCAAAAACTTCTCTGTGAACATTATAATAAACCTTTTGATAAGCAAAGTGCAATAATACTGAAAGAATTTAAAGAACATGTTGGCGATAATAAAATAAAAGATGATATAACGGTAGTTGGATTTGGATATCCTGAAAACTCGGAAGATTATGCAGGGTTCTACCTATCAAAACCAGAAAAAAAATATCAAAGAAAATAA
- a CDS encoding SUMF1/EgtB/PvdO family nonheme iron enzyme → MFHNSVIQYEVGQKIFKDFTWCEYLGSGSFGKVYRVENDKNISFALKILDRRPAQLFTEIENIKHIKSARLISIIDYGKSIQNEYCILMEYIDANLDKVLEENKDGLQETQAVKYFKEILKGLIILETNSIQHNNIKPSNLFILDDIVKIGDSGTAPFVSKSRTDIRQPISILNYITPEEIEEITTHKPQAVSHYWYNDCWAAAVIFYRMLTGQFPFTGENIKSIFDAIMNQNIDLSIVPYNYRSFLANIFKKNIEERVYKSLRDMVLSFNNISDSDEITVITTNKKNNLKHKQTWRVSSKPLRFSYEMEFVYIPAGEFIMGSPENEDARTENEYQHNIIFSKGFYIQTKLVTQAQWKKVMGNNPSFFEKSGDTFPIENVSWNSIQEFIHKVNEYEEHNKYRLPTEAEWEYACRAGTTTPFYFGETISSDQANYNGNYPYQCTNKGEYRCKTTPVGIFPPNDFGLYDMHGNVWEWCLDIYSDDSYKLNQPNNPVYINDGLYDIYTTNSSELYSDEYAFRVVRGGSWANSGRYCRSSNRDCNIPYDSDSVLGFRLVRIE, encoded by the coding sequence ATGTTTCATAACTCAGTTATTCAATACGAAGTTGGACAGAAGATATTTAAGGATTTCACTTGGTGTGAATATTTAGGTAGCGGCTCTTTCGGAAAAGTATATCGAGTTGAGAACGATAAAAATATATCATTTGCGTTAAAAATTCTTGATAGAAGGCCGGCACAATTATTTACAGAAATCGAAAATATAAAACACATTAAATCAGCCCGATTAATTTCAATAATAGACTATGGTAAATCCATACAAAATGAATACTGCATCTTAATGGAATACATTGATGCTAATTTAGATAAAGTCTTAGAAGAAAACAAAGATGGTTTACAAGAGACTCAAGCAGTTAAATATTTTAAGGAGATATTAAAAGGGTTAATAATATTAGAAACTAATTCCATTCAGCATAATAACATAAAACCATCCAATTTATTTATATTAGACGATATCGTTAAAATAGGCGATTCTGGTACAGCTCCTTTCGTATCAAAATCAAGGACAGATATACGACAACCTATTAGTATACTTAACTATATCACTCCTGAAGAAATTGAAGAGATTACCACACACAAACCTCAGGCTGTGTCACATTATTGGTATAATGATTGTTGGGCAGCTGCTGTTATATTTTATCGAATGCTAACCGGACAATTTCCATTTACTGGTGAAAATATTAAAAGCATTTTTGATGCAATTATGAACCAAAATATCGATTTATCCATTGTTCCTTATAATTATCGCTCTTTTTTAGCTAATATTTTTAAAAAAAATATAGAAGAACGCGTTTATAAATCTTTAAGAGACATGGTTCTTTCATTTAACAATATTTCTGATAGCGACGAAATTACAGTAATAACTACCAACAAAAAAAATAATTTAAAACATAAACAGACTTGGCGTGTATCAAGTAAACCACTTAGATTTTCTTATGAAATGGAATTCGTCTATATCCCTGCTGGAGAATTTATTATGGGTTCTCCTGAAAATGAAGATGCTCGTACTGAAAATGAATACCAGCATAACATTATTTTTAGCAAAGGATTTTACATCCAAACAAAATTAGTAACTCAGGCTCAATGGAAAAAAGTCATGGGTAATAATCCATCCTTTTTTGAAAAAAGTGGAGATACTTTTCCTATCGAGAATGTTTCATGGAATTCTATTCAGGAATTCATACATAAAGTTAATGAATACGAAGAACATAATAAATATAGATTACCTACAGAAGCTGAGTGGGAATACGCTTGTCGTGCTGGAACTACAACCCCTTTTTATTTTGGCGAAACTATAAGTTCTGATCAAGCGAATTATAATGGTAATTACCCCTATCAATGCACTAATAAGGGGGAATATCGATGCAAAACTACTCCGGTTGGTATTTTCCCTCCTAACGACTTTGGATTATACGATATGCACGGAAATGTATGGGAATGGTGTTTGGATATATATAGTGATGACTCATATAAACTAAATCAACCTAATAATCCAGTATATATCAATGATGGGCTGTATGATATATACACGACAAATAGCTCTGAACTATATTCGGATGAATATGCATTTCGTGTAGTACGTGGAGGAAGCTGGGCAAATAGTGGTAGATATTGTAGATCCTCAAATAGAGATTGTAATATCCCTTATGATTCGGATAGTGTTTTAGGTTTTAGACTTGTCAGAATCGAATAA